The nucleotide window GATGTTCTGGCTGAGGCCGGCGTTCGCCTTGGTGATACCTATCCTTTGCCGATTGTCGATCTCAAGGCCAGCCGGGACGCGGCGCTTGAGGCCTATCACGCGCTTGGCTAGCAGCCAGGACTTCCTTCCACCGACAAAAGCGATCAGGGTGGCCCGACGCGTGCCCGTGAGATATAGATGGGTTATCGGTTCGATTGCCATGGGCTGCCGTCTGGTGGACGTCCTGGTTCGTGCATGTCCTCCCTTGTTGCATTCATTCTTCAATTCATTGTCTTTCGGGAGTTCGCCATGTCGCTTTTTGATGCTCGTCTCTGCTCGCTAGGGGAAGGGCCGCTCTGGCACCCGCTGCGCAAGCAGCTGTTCTGGTTCGACATCATGGGCAAGGCGCTGCTAACCCGCGTCGGCGACAGGACGCAGCAATGGGACTTTGACGACTATGTCAGTGCCGGTGGCTGGGTGGATCACGACAGGCTTCTGATTGCCAGCTCGACCTGTCTGTTTGTCTTCAATCTGGAAACCGGAGCGCAGCAGCGGCTGTGCGATCTGGAAGCGGATTTGCCGGGCAATCGCAGCAATGATGGCCGCGCCGACCCCTATGGCGGTTTCTGGATCGGCACCATGGGGCTGAAGACAGAGCAGGGGGCCGGGGCCTTCTATCGCTATTATCGTGGCGAGCTGCGCAAGCTCTATGGGGACATTTCCGTCAGCAACGGCACCTGCTTTTCCGTTGATGGCAAACGGGCCTTCTTCACCGACACCCGCAGCCGCTTGATGCATCGGGTGGCGCTGGACAAGGATGGCTGGCCGGTGGGCGATCCCGAGGTCTATCTCGATTTCCGCAGAGAGAATATCAATATCGACGGGGCTGTCTGCGATACCAATGGCGCAATCTGGATTGCCCACTGGGGCATCCATGCCGTCAGGGCCTATGCTCCGGACGGCTCTATCCTGCATGAAGAGACCTATCCGGTGAGCCGCGTTTCCTGCCCGGCCTTTGGCGGCGAGGATTTAAGGACACTTTTTGTGACCACAGCCCGGAGTGGTGCATCGCAGGAAGAACTGGCCCAGCAGCCGCTGGCCGGAGCGACCTTTGCCACAGAGCTCGATTTTGTCGGTCAGGCTGAACATCAGGTCATCCTCTGAGACAGCGCTCTCCGGATACTCGTCGCTGCGCCTTGGCGCTGCGGCCTCCAGGGGGTTATTCCAACATCATCCGGCGCCCCGCAAGGGCCAGCCCGGTGGCCGTTGCTGGCTGGTCGGCATCGGGTTCGTGATGGGAGAGGTGCGCCACTGCTGGCGGTTGCGCCTTGAACTGCTGGATCCGGTCCCGAACTGCTTTCGGTGGCATGGCGAGAAACTGGCGACAGTTGCGGGCCATGGAGCGATAGTCCGGGAAACCTGCGGCTAGGCTTGCCTCTTCAAGATTGCGGTCCGGTGCGTCCATGAGCAGGTTGAGCAGGTGGATGAAGCGATTGCAGACGCAGAGATCGTGCGGCGTCAGGCCTGCCATCTCCGGCAGGATGCGTTCGAAACTGCGCCATGACAGGGCATGCTGACGCACCAACCCTTCCAGTGCCTTGCGGCTGGTGGCTTCGGCCAGATGCGGGTCGGCAAAGATCGTCAGGATCTTGTTGCGGGCCAGATGCTCCGGGTCGGTCAGGGTGAACTCGCCCTGCCGTTGATACTGGCGCAGCACCAGCACGAAAAACTCCACCAGATGCGCCATGGCCGTGTATTCGGAATAGTCGTCGGAGCGAAAGGTTTCCATGTCCAGCAGGTCGGCGAGGCTCTTGAGGCGGGCGTAGGCGGTATAGTCGGTGAACAGCTGGCTGCGTGAAGACTGCAATGCGTGGAAATCCTCGATGAGGCTTGTGAGTTTTGGGAAACTTTCAATCAGCCGCTCATGTTCGAAGAAAATGTTGAGCAGCCGCAAGGACGAGACCATCGGGTAGGCGTGGGCGTCGTCGGCGCGTAGATAGGTCACATTGCCTGGCAGCAGCAGCTGGAAGCGATCGCCCATGTAGGTCACCCCGTGGCCCTTCATGATATAGGCCACCTCGTCAAAGTCGTGATTATGGAGGGGGAACAGTGGCTGCGGGTCCCTGCGGGAAATCTGGATCGGTAGCCAAAGGTTATGGAAATAGCGCGATCGGGTGACTTTTGTCAGTCGGTCCGGAAACGCGATGTCAAGGTGGAGCTGGGAAAGCATCGGGTGTCCGTTCTGCTTGAGGCCGACGCCTCTGATGGCTTGTACTGGTCATTTTATGCCATCGAAATGAAAAATCCACCCATTTCAACCCTGTCTCTTCAGCACCATTCATGGTGAATTCGCAGCAAGGAAGAGGAAACGCCTGCCGCAAGGCAGACAGGGAGGTAATCATGGGCTCTGGAACCGTTGTTGCGGTTGATCTGGGGGCGTCGTCCGGGCGGGTTGTCAGGATCACGCTGGCGGATGGTCGACTGTCGCTTGAGGAGGTCTACCGGTTTCCGCATGGGCCGACCCTTATCGACGACCATCTTTGCTGGGATCTCGACTATCTGTGGGGCGGCATTCGCGACGGGTTGGCCAGGGCCTTTGCCGAGACGCCATCCATTGCCGCCATCGGTGTGGATAGCTGGGCGGTGGATTTTGTGCCCGTCGATGCGGACGGCAACGCGCTGTTGCCGTTTGTCAGCTACCGCGACGCCCGCACCGAAGGCATCATGCCGGAGTTCTATCGCAACAGTGGCATCAGCAATCATGAGCTGTTCGGCAGGACCGGGATTCAGTCGCTGGAGCTCAACAGCCTCTATCAGCTCTATGCCCTCAAGCGGCAGCCTTTGGAGAGCTACAGCCGTCTTGACCGGTTCATGTTGCTGCCGGACTGGATCCATTTTCAGCTGACCGGTATCTGGTCAAGTGAATATACCAATGCGACGACCACCCAGATGCTCAGCGTCCATGACCGGGACTGGGACCCGGATCTGTTGCAACAGGTTGGTCTGCCTGGCAAGGCGATGCCCCGCATCCGCAATGCAGGCGATGTTCTGGGACCGCTCAAGGCGGACTGGTGCTCTGAATGGGGGCTTCCCGCAGGCGCAGGCCTGGCACCGAAGGTCGTGTTATGCGGCACCCATGACACTGCCTCGGCGGTGGCAGCGTTGCCGTCTCTGACCAAGGGGCCGTATTTCATTTCCATGGGAACATGGGCGCTGGTGGGGCGCGAGGCACTGGTGCCGGATCTGTCCGACTATGCCTTCCGTCACGGCCTTTCCAACGAAGGCGGGGTGTTCGACACCTATCGCCAGCTGCGCAATGTTTCCGGGCTCTGGCTGATCCAGCGGGTGCGTGAGGAAATGGCCCCCGACAGTGATTTTGCCGACTGGGTTGCCGATGCCGAACAGGCCGAGCCGGGGCGGTCGCTGATCTATCCGATGGATGACCGTTACTTCCGTGCCCTGTCGATGGTCGAGGAAATTCAGGTCGCCTGCCGCGAGACCGGCCAGCCGGTTCTGACCAGCCGGGGCGAGCTGGCCCGCTGCATTTTCGAGAGCCTGGCGCTCAACTTTGCCGACGTGCTGGAAGAGTTCGCCAAGGGTGAGCCGATCCCCGAACTGCACATTGTCGGGGGCGGGGGCCGCAATGCCCTCTTGTGCCAGCTGACGGCAGATTTCCTTGGCAAGCCGGTTGTCGCAGGACCATTCGAGGCCTCGGCACTGGGCAATGCGGTGGTGCAGATGATCGGTCTTGGCTGGATTGCCGATCTTGATGAAGGCCGCCGGATCATTCGCGACAGTGAGGACCTGCCGCGCTATCAGCCGCAGACCTCTAGGGATCAAACCGCTATTCGCCAGCGTTATCACGCGCTTTTTGACAGACAGAAGGAACAGGCCAAATGACACGCCTAGACTATGATGCCGCCCGCGACGCCTTTGCGGAATGGGGTGTTGATGCGGAAGCCGCCATGCAAACCCTGGCTGGCATTCCCATTTCCATGCATTGCTGGCAGGGAGATGACGTTGTCGGCTTTGAAGACAATGAAGGGGGCAGTGCTGGGGGCATTCAGGCAACCGGCAACTACCCCGGCCGAGCCCGCAGCGCCGCCGAGTTGCGGTCCGATCTGGAATTTGCCTATGGCAAGATTCCTGGCAAGCATCGCCTCAACCTGCATGCAAGCTATCTCGATACGGACGAGAAACCGGCCCGTGACGAGCTTGATTATCGCCACTTTGCCAGCTGGGTGGACTGGGCTAAGGACAACGGCCTCGGGCTCGATTTCAACCCGACCTTCTTTTCCCATCCCAAGGTGCACGAGAATCTGACGCTTTCCCACCCGGACAAGGGCATCCGCGATTTCTGGATCCGCCATGGCCAGTGCTGTCGCGCCATTGCCGCCAAATTCGGCGAGGAACTCGGCACGCCATGCGTTGACAATATCTGGGTGCCGGATGGCTACAAGGATACGCCGGTCGATCGTCTGGCGGCCCGCGAGCGGCTGGAAAGCGCCATCGACGAGATGATTGCCACGCCCTATGATCCGGCCCACATGCTGGATGCGGTTGAAAGCAAGCTGTTCGGCATTGGCGTCGAGGCCTGCACGGTGGGCAGCCATGAATTCTACATGGGTTATGCCATCCGCAAGGGCACGCTTTTGTGCCTCGACATGGGCCATTTCCACCCGACCGAGACTATCGCCGACAAGCTGTCTTCGGTTTCCCTGTCGGTCAAGGAAATCCTGCTGCATGTCAGCCGCCCGATGCGTTGGGACAGTGATCATGTGATCCTGCTCAATGACGACATTCTGGCCATGGCACAGGAATTGGTGTTCGGCAATCTTCTGGGCCGCACCCACATCGGGCTCGATTTCTTCGATGCGACCATCGCCCGGACCTCCGCCTGGGTGATCGGCACGCGCAACATGCAGAAGGCGCTGCTGCGGGCGCTGCTGATGCCGCAGGCCGAACTCAAGGCGATCGAGACGAAGCTCGACTTCACCCAGCGCTTCCTGATGACCGAGGAGCTCAAGGATCTGCCCTATGGCGTGATCTGGGACGAGTTCTGCGCCCGCAACAATGTACCGACAGGCAAGGCGTTGATCGCCGACCTCAACAGCTATCAGGCCAGTGTGGCCGCTCGCGGATAAGGACTTCGCACCATGACAGTATTTTCGCACCCGATCCCCTTTGTTCAGCAAGTTGCCTCGCTGGCACGCCTGTGCTGGGAAATGGGCTGGAACGAAGCCAACGGCGGCAACATCTCCTGGCGTCTGCCGACCGGTGAGGTGGAAAGCGTGCTGGCGCGCCGCTATCCGAACGTGACACCGGCCGAGCCCGTCAAGCTGCCTCAGCCGCAGCCGACACTGGACGGGGAATATTTCATCGTCACCGGCACCGGGCAGTATTTCCGCCATGCCACGGAATTCCCCGATCAGGTTTTCGGTATTGTCCGGATTGTCGAGGGCGGCTCGGCCTATCAGACCGTCTGGGGCTTCAGCAACGGCGGGCGGCCGACCTCGGAATTTGCCACCCATCTTGCCGGTCACGCGGTGCGCAAGCGCGTCTCTGAAGGCCGCGAGCGGATCATCATGCATTGCCACGCGCCCGAGTTCATCGCGCTCAGCTACATCCTGCCGCTGGACAGCAAGGAGCTGACGATGGCGCTGTGGACCAAGATGCCCGAATGCATCGTGATCTTCCCCGATGGCGTCCGCATCGTTCCGCCGATGCTGCCCGGCACCACAGACATTGCCGATGCATCGATCAAGGAGATGGAACACGGCCGGATCATCTCCTGGACCCACCACGGCATCTTTGCCTCGGAAGCAACCCCGGATTCCGTCTTCGGCCTTGTCGAGACCATCGAGAAGGCCGCAGGCATTCACCGCAGGGTGCTTTCCGCTGGTGGTGAACGGCAGACCATCTCCAATGACCTTCTCACCGAACTGTCGGTCTATTTTGAAAGGCTTCTTGTCCAGAAACCCGAGATTCCGGGCAACGACTAAGGTTTCGGGATTGCTGTCGGCCGGACTTTTCGCGCCTGACCGGTCGGCGGCATGACGCGTTTTGCTTCAATCTGCCTGATGGCATCCCCACACGTGAGCCTGCCCCCCCAATAAAGCGGCAGGCCCAGGCCATCTTCCCCCGGAGATTGGAGCAAAAAGAAGCCCGCAAGTCCTGTACTTGCGGGCTTCGTGCCATTCAGGACACCTTGGATTTTTGGGGTGGGGACGCGGTCCTGAGTTTGTTGCAGCTTGCGATCATGAGGCTATCGGCAATTGCAGCTTGGCACGTTCAGCCGCTTCTTCGGCTGAAGCATTGTCGTGGATGACGGAGCGGCAGGCCTTCATCAGGGCCAGCGGGTCGTCGGACTGGAAGATGGAGCGGCCGAACAGGATGCCTGCAGCACCGGCGTTGACGATCTGGGAAACCAGATTGAGCGTACCATAGTCGCTGTTGGTCTTGGGCCCACCGGCGAGCATGATGGGCACCGGCAACTGGCTGGTGATGGTCTTCAGGGCCTCGGGGCTGCCCGGCCAGTCGGTCTTGATGATGTCTGCGCCCATTTCCACACCGATACGGGCATGGAAGCCGACGAATTCGCCATCGTTGATGTCGGCGGCAAGGGCGTGGCGGGCCCCCATGGTTTCGATGATATGGACGATGCCGCGCTCGCGGGCTGCGGTGTTGACGTCGGCATTGGCGCGGAATGCGGCGGTTTCCACGTCCGGGTCGTTGTGGCCAACGAACAGATAGGTGATCACGGCTTCGGCACCGAGGGCAACGGCGTCATCAACCGAGGCGATGAGGCGGGTGTAGCCATCCTTGTAGGCCAGCGGGGTGCCTTCGCGCCACATGGTGGTCTGGTCGAGACGTAGGATGAGGGCCGGGCCGCCATTGCGTACCAGACGTGGGCCGTAATGAAGGGCCGAGCCGAGCGGCAGGATCACAGCATCTACGCCAGCTTCAGCCATATAGTCGAGCATCAGTTCAGGTTGCTCCATTCCCTTGCATGTTCCCAACTGCAGCGAATGGTCAAAGGCGATGCAGAAGCCGCGTTGCGTTTTCGGATTCAGGATGCGGGAGAGGCGCACTTGCTGGCCCAGTTTCTGAAGCATTGCTCTTATCCTTGCTAAACGAGATCGAAATCAATTCTCGAAAGATTAAGTCGTTGTTTTGTGGCGTCATCCAGTTGGCGGTCGATGAAAAGCTTGTCGAATTCAGTGAGATCGGCGAACTGGGTAAGGGCACGTGTCTTGAATTTTCGCGCAGTCAACAGGAGCGCCTTGCGTTCGGACGCTGCCATGAGGGCGCGTTTGACGCGGACGATTTCCTGATCCTGATGAAACAGCCGATTGTCGATGACCGATGAGGCGGACATGAAGACCCAATCGGAGCGGAGCTGGCTGAGCGCCTGTTCGCAGATCAGACCGGAAAAGCTCTTGTGAGTGTCGCTGTAATTGCCACCGGTTACGATCAGCTGGACGTTGGACGATCCCTTGAGCCGCTCGCACACGGCGAGAGAATTGGTGATGACCGTGACATTCTCGATCAGTTCGATATGCTCGCACATCAACAGGGTAGTTGTGCTGTCATCCAGCATGATGGCGCTGCCCGGCTCGATCAGTTCGGAGGCGGCGCGGGCCAGCTCCCGCTTGACGCTTTCATCGGTCTGGCGGCGGTAGTGAAAATTGCTTTCGAACAACAGCGAGCTTTCGGCTGTTGCTCCGCCGCGCTCCTTGCGCAGAAGGCCCCGGCTTTCCAGAAGATCCAGATCCCGGTGAACCGTCATGCGGCTGACGCCCAGCTCCCTGGCAAGATGATCCAGCTGCACGGTCTTCTGGCTCTGGACCATCGTCAGGATCTGCTGACGGCGATCTTCCGCCTTCATCGGCTGCTTGCCATCTGTGTCTGGATACCCGGCTTCTCGACTGGATGATGCTTTGGAATTGGCCATGACTATTTCCCACTCATAACGCGCCCGAAGAAGTTATCTTCTCCCACCTGGCCACCTTTAAGAGAAATCTCGGTGCCGTCGATAGCACTATCGGCGGAATGGACGCGGCAGAGCGGCGCACCCGGAACGAGCGGACCGGCCACTTCGAGGTTGGTAATGCCCATGGCCGAGACGGCGTGGCTTGAGCTGTCGCCCCCTGCCAGAATGGTGCGTTTGAGGCCGGTTGCCTTGATGGCATGCTTGAGAATGCGGCCGGTGGCAGAGCCCATGACGGGGGAGCTGTCCGCCGACGTCAGGCCCTTGCGTTCGAGGGCTGCGCGGGTTGCGGCAATCTGTGGATCATTCGGGCCGCGCGCCGTGTGAAGGACGACGCCCTTGTGCTCAGACGTGAGCCGGACCAGGTCTTTAGCCAGCCGCCTTTCCTCTTCCTCGCCTTTTTCCACCAGCGCAACCGTATCGATCGCGCTGACGAAGAAGCCGTTGGCCTTGGCCCACTCGATCTGCCGGTCGGTGGTTGGCGAACAACTGCCGCAGATGGCGACGGTGCGTTCGACCGGGCCGCATGGTAGCGGCGGCTCGATTAGTGGCAGGGTGCCCTGTTTGGTGAGATAGTCGGCCAGCGCATATTCAACGCCTGAAGACCCGACCACGAAGGTTGGCTGCAACAGGCTGCGTTCATGCAGCAACTGCCCGGTTCTGGTGGTCGTGGCATCATCGAAGGTGTCGAGGATGACGGCGTCATTGTCCGCGCATAGTCTGGCGAATGCCTCGGAGGCATCATCGGCCAGCATGCGGCGGAAATCCATGCCCTCGATCTTGCGGTCGGTCTGGCGCGCCAGATGCTGCCGCAAGTCGGCTTCATTCATCGGGGTGGATGGATGCTTGCTCATGGTGGGGTGACGGTCGATGCGGAAGGCCTCGCTGTCACCGGCGACACTGGCGGCGGCGAACAGATTGGAAAAGACCACATAGCGCTTGAGGCGGGTGACGCCGACGACGACCGGCACTGCGGTGCCGAAAATGTCATGGCCCAGCTCGATTGCCTTGCCGATGTTGCCGATGGTCGGGGCAGAATCGAATGTCGAGCAAGTCTTGTAGTGACAGATCGGTGCGCCAAGGGCCTTCAGTCCGACAAAGCTTTCGCGCAGGTGGACGTCCATCCATGCCGGCGACTGGCTGCGGCTGGTGCCGGCAACGCCGACGGCGCGGATGTGCGGATAGGCTTTCAGATCATCCACGGAGGGCGGGGACAGAAAGAGCATGGCCGGAATGCCTGCCATGGTGACGGATTCCAGTGCATCGGTGGAGCCGGTGAAATCGTCGCCATAAAAGGAAAGAAGCAAATCCTGCTTTTCGCCTGTAACTGTCATGATCTGAATGGGCCTCTGCATTAAAGAAGGAAGACGATATCACGCCTTGGATAATCGATTTGTATCACAAAAATCATGATAGACAACAGCCTTGGCGTAAAATATAACAGATATCATGTTATGTTTATCATCGTGGGATGTGTATAATGCGCTCAGAGGCATGCCTCTTGCGGGCGCGTGGCAACGTTTGGAGTTGAAGATATGAACAAGATTGGTCTGACTATGGGCGATCCTGCTGGCATCGGGCCGGAGGTCATTTGCAAGTCCTTGCAGGATATGACGGCAGAAGAACGGGCCGGGGTGGTTGTCATCGGTGATCGTCTGTTCATGGAGCGGGCCCGCGACATGATCGGCGCGGACTTCCAGTTTGTCTCGGAAGGTGAGGTTCCAAGTGGCGACGTACCGCTGGTGCAGGTGGATGCACCAAATGCCGAATCCATCCGTCCTGGCGAGATTCAGCCGGATGCCGGGGAGGCGGCCTGCCGCTGCGTGAAAAAGGCGGTGGATATGGCGTTGGCCGGGGAAATCGACGTGGTTTGCACGGCATCGCTGCACAAGACGGCGTTGCGGGAAGCGGGCTACAATCTCAGTGGCCATGCCGGATTGCTGAAGCTTTTCACTGGCGTGAAGAAGAATTTCGCCGTTTTGGCCGGGCCGAAGCTGTCGGTTGTCCACGTTTCCACCCATATTTCGCTGGCTGATGCCGTGCGTTACTGCACGACGGAAACTGTGCTGGAAACCATCCGGATCGCGAATCAGCATGTGCTGACCACTGGTGTTGCCGAGCCGCGGATCGGGGTGGCTGGCATCAACCCGCATTGTGGAGAAAACGGCCATTATGGCACTGAGGACGATACCCAGGTGATCCCGGCAATTGAAGCAGCACGGGCTGAGGGTATCAATGTGACCGGGCCGATTCCCGGCGATATCGTGTTTGAGCAGGCGATCGAGGGGCGGTTCGACATTGTCGTGGCCCAGTATCATGACCAGGGGCACATTCCTGCCAAACTGATTGGTGGTCATGACTGCGTGAACATCACGGCCGGTCTGCCGATTCTGCGGACATCCGTTGACCACGGCACGGCCTTTGACATCGCCTGGAAGGGTGGTCTTGCACGTCCCGGCAACATGAAGGCTGCCATTGCCATGGCGCGTCGCATGAAGCCTGTTAGGTGATGTTTTCTGATCTTACATGATGTGTAAGATATTGGTATTTGTAACGACTATT belongs to uncultured Cohaesibacter sp. and includes:
- a CDS encoding SMP-30/gluconolactonase/LRE family protein, with translation MSLFDARLCSLGEGPLWHPLRKQLFWFDIMGKALLTRVGDRTQQWDFDDYVSAGGWVDHDRLLIASSTCLFVFNLETGAQQRLCDLEADLPGNRSNDGRADPYGGFWIGTMGLKTEQGAGAFYRYYRGELRKLYGDISVSNGTCFSVDGKRAFFTDTRSRLMHRVALDKDGWPVGDPEVYLDFRRENINIDGAVCDTNGAIWIAHWGIHAVRAYAPDGSILHEETYPVSRVSCPAFGGEDLRTLFVTTARSGASQEELAQQPLAGATFATELDFVGQAEHQVIL
- a CDS encoding helix-turn-helix transcriptional regulator, coding for MLSQLHLDIAFPDRLTKVTRSRYFHNLWLPIQISRRDPQPLFPLHNHDFDEVAYIMKGHGVTYMGDRFQLLLPGNVTYLRADDAHAYPMVSSLRLLNIFFEHERLIESFPKLTSLIEDFHALQSSRSQLFTDYTAYARLKSLADLLDMETFRSDDYSEYTAMAHLVEFFVLVLRQYQRQGEFTLTDPEHLARNKILTIFADPHLAEATSRKALEGLVRQHALSWRSFERILPEMAGLTPHDLCVCNRFIHLLNLLMDAPDRNLEEASLAAGFPDYRSMARNCRQFLAMPPKAVRDRIQQFKAQPPAVAHLSHHEPDADQPATATGLALAGRRMMLE
- a CDS encoding rhamnulokinase family protein, producing MGSGTVVAVDLGASSGRVVRITLADGRLSLEEVYRFPHGPTLIDDHLCWDLDYLWGGIRDGLARAFAETPSIAAIGVDSWAVDFVPVDADGNALLPFVSYRDARTEGIMPEFYRNSGISNHELFGRTGIQSLELNSLYQLYALKRQPLESYSRLDRFMLLPDWIHFQLTGIWSSEYTNATTTQMLSVHDRDWDPDLLQQVGLPGKAMPRIRNAGDVLGPLKADWCSEWGLPAGAGLAPKVVLCGTHDTASAVAALPSLTKGPYFISMGTWALVGREALVPDLSDYAFRHGLSNEGGVFDTYRQLRNVSGLWLIQRVREEMAPDSDFADWVADAEQAEPGRSLIYPMDDRYFRALSMVEEIQVACRETGQPVLTSRGELARCIFESLALNFADVLEEFAKGEPIPELHIVGGGGRNALLCQLTADFLGKPVVAGPFEASALGNAVVQMIGLGWIADLDEGRRIIRDSEDLPRYQPQTSRDQTAIRQRYHALFDRQKEQAK
- a CDS encoding L-rhamnose isomerase is translated as MTRLDYDAARDAFAEWGVDAEAAMQTLAGIPISMHCWQGDDVVGFEDNEGGSAGGIQATGNYPGRARSAAELRSDLEFAYGKIPGKHRLNLHASYLDTDEKPARDELDYRHFASWVDWAKDNGLGLDFNPTFFSHPKVHENLTLSHPDKGIRDFWIRHGQCCRAIAAKFGEELGTPCVDNIWVPDGYKDTPVDRLAARERLESAIDEMIATPYDPAHMLDAVESKLFGIGVEACTVGSHEFYMGYAIRKGTLLCLDMGHFHPTETIADKLSSVSLSVKEILLHVSRPMRWDSDHVILLNDDILAMAQELVFGNLLGRTHIGLDFFDATIARTSAWVIGTRNMQKALLRALLMPQAELKAIETKLDFTQRFLMTEELKDLPYGVIWDEFCARNNVPTGKALIADLNSYQASVAARG
- the rhaD gene encoding rhamnulose-1-phosphate aldolase, producing the protein MTVFSHPIPFVQQVASLARLCWEMGWNEANGGNISWRLPTGEVESVLARRYPNVTPAEPVKLPQPQPTLDGEYFIVTGTGQYFRHATEFPDQVFGIVRIVEGGSAYQTVWGFSNGGRPTSEFATHLAGHAVRKRVSEGRERIIMHCHAPEFIALSYILPLDSKELTMALWTKMPECIVIFPDGVRIVPPMLPGTTDIADASIKEMEHGRIISWTHHGIFASEATPDSVFGLVETIEKAAGIHRRVLSAGGERQTISNDLLTELSVYFERLLVQKPEIPGND
- a CDS encoding DeoR/GlpR family DNA-binding transcription regulator; translation: MANSKASSSREAGYPDTDGKQPMKAEDRRQQILTMVQSQKTVQLDHLARELGVSRMTVHRDLDLLESRGLLRKERGGATAESSLLFESNFHYRRQTDESVKRELARAASELIEPGSAIMLDDSTTTLLMCEHIELIENVTVITNSLAVCERLKGSSNVQLIVTGGNYSDTHKSFSGLICEQALSQLRSDWVFMSASSVIDNRLFHQDQEIVRVKRALMAASERKALLLTARKFKTRALTQFADLTEFDKLFIDRQLDDATKQRLNLSRIDFDLV
- a CDS encoding four-carbon acid sugar kinase family protein, producing MTVTGEKQDLLLSFYGDDFTGSTDALESVTMAGIPAMLFLSPPSVDDLKAYPHIRAVGVAGTSRSQSPAWMDVHLRESFVGLKALGAPICHYKTCSTFDSAPTIGNIGKAIELGHDIFGTAVPVVVGVTRLKRYVVFSNLFAAASVAGDSEAFRIDRHPTMSKHPSTPMNEADLRQHLARQTDRKIEGMDFRRMLADDASEAFARLCADNDAVILDTFDDATTTRTGQLLHERSLLQPTFVVGSSGVEYALADYLTKQGTLPLIEPPLPCGPVERTVAICGSCSPTTDRQIEWAKANGFFVSAIDTVALVEKGEEEERRLAKDLVRLTSEHKGVVLHTARGPNDPQIAATRAALERKGLTSADSSPVMGSATGRILKHAIKATGLKRTILAGGDSSSHAVSAMGITNLEVAGPLVPGAPLCRVHSADSAIDGTEISLKGGQVGEDNFFGRVMSGK
- the pdxA gene encoding 4-hydroxythreonine-4-phosphate dehydrogenase PdxA — its product is MNKIGLTMGDPAGIGPEVICKSLQDMTAEERAGVVVIGDRLFMERARDMIGADFQFVSEGEVPSGDVPLVQVDAPNAESIRPGEIQPDAGEAACRCVKKAVDMALAGEIDVVCTASLHKTALREAGYNLSGHAGLLKLFTGVKKNFAVLAGPKLSVVHVSTHISLADAVRYCTTETVLETIRIANQHVLTTGVAEPRIGVAGINPHCGENGHYGTEDDTQVIPAIEAARAEGINVTGPIPGDIVFEQAIEGRFDIVVAQYHDQGHIPAKLIGGHDCVNITAGLPILRTSVDHGTAFDIAWKGGLARPGNMKAAIAMARRMKPVR